From the genome of Spinacia oleracea cultivar Varoflay chromosome 2, BTI_SOV_V1, whole genome shotgun sequence, one region includes:
- the LOC110790123 gene encoding probable inactive purple acid phosphatase 29 — protein sequence MSSVSFLGLIIVGIFILIPNIISTSCNIESDEKKLRFNKNGEFKILQISDMHYANGKDTPCSDVLPSQLQTCSDLNTTDYLRRFIQTENPDLVVFTGDNVHSTDAYNYNRSMDEVFAPAIESNIPWTAILGNHDVNVLQTGIPRQAVMEYIVGMKNTLSLLNPSNLEEDELIWGWGNYNLEVAGIKGSPFENKSVLNLYLLDTGDYTYSFTPTFYLGYEWIQPSQQSWFLRTSKQLQETYMSAPQPQPQQGPAPGLVFFHIPIPEFNNISKSDMVGVKQENVICPGVNSGFFDTMLAAGDIKAAFVGHGHTNDYCGKLCDIQLCYDAGFGYHGYGIAGWPRRARVINVKLDKTQDGNWGPVNSIVTWKRLHDDRLTIIDPEVLWTSAGRDQSKSVFKPIMSE from the exons ATGAGTTCAGTGAGTTTTCTGGGTTTAATAatagtgggaatatttatattAATTCCCAATATTATTTCAACAAGTTGCAATATCGAAAGCGACGAAAAGAAGTTAAGATTCAACAAAAATGGAGAATTcaaaatacttcaaatctcaGATATGCACTATGCCAATGGCAAGGACACTCCTTGTAGTGACGTCTTGCCCTCTCAACTCCAAACGTGCTCCGATCTCAACACCACTGATTATCTCCGTCGTTTCATCCAAACTGAAAACCCAGACCTCGTTGTTTTCACTG GCGACAATGTTCATTCAACAGATGCCTATAACTACAATAGATCCATGGACGAGGTATTTGCGCCCGCAATAGAGTCAAACATCCCATGGACTGCTATACTTGGAAATCACGACGTGAATGTACTTCAAACTGGAATCCCAAGACAAGCTGTGATGGAATACATTGTGGGAATGAAGAATACATTATCCCTTCTCAATCCTTCAAATCTTGAAGAAGATGAGTTGATTTGGGGATGGGGTAATTACAACTTGGAGGTAGCCGGTATTAAAGGCTCCCCTTTTGAGAACAAGTCTGTCTTAAATCTTTATCTACTTGATACTGGTGATTACACCTACAGCTTTACTCCCACTTTTTACCTTGGCTATGAGTGGATCCAACCATCTCAACAATCTTGGTTTCTTCGCACTTCTAAACAACTTCAGGAAACTTATATGAGCGCACCACAACCCCAACCCCAACAAGGACCAGCTCCAGGGTTGGTATTCTTCCATATCCCTATACCTGAATTCAACAACATCAGCAAATCAGATATGGTGGGTGTGAAACAAGAGAATGTGATATGCCCAGGTGTAAATTCAGGGTTTTTTGACACAATGCTTGCAGCAGGGGATATTAAGGCTGCTTTTGTAGGACATGGTCATACCAATGACTATTGTGGTAAGCTTTGTGATATACAACTTTGTTATGATGCTGGATTCGGGTACCATGGATATGGGATTGCTGGTTGGCCCAGGAGAGCCAGAGTAATCAATGTTAAGTTGGATAAAACTCAAGATGGTAATTGGGGTCCTGTTAACTCTATTGTTACCTGGAAGCGACTTCATGATGATCGTCTCACAATTATAGATCCTGAAGTCCTTTGGACCTCTGCTG GTCGAGATCAATCTAAATCTGTTTTCAAACCGATTATGAGTGAATAA
- the LOC130467052 gene encoding uncharacterized protein, protein MNERLECTPSLRYKLKHTICSCFKHHPADYDHLHDESQSPPTSHHRLTRTSSAGGMTSSKSEEFLNLKHKCRTLMSRMGNTTPRGGNKYHRKSQSTDFRYDPLSYALNFEDDDALMDAYPYLNFSARLPRSPPRGPLSVVPPSRSISDGALDKAATSSSSHDDETSASPPHHDFSSVDADHCIQLIL, encoded by the coding sequence ATGAATGAGCGATTGGAGTGCACTCCATCGCTTAGATACAAACTTAAACACACAATTTGTTCGTGTTTCAAGCACCACCCGGCCGACTACGACCACCTACACGATGAATCCCAATCTCCACCCACCTCACACCACCGCCTTACCCGAACCTCCTCCGCGGGTGGAATGACATCCTCCAAATCCGAGGAGTTCCTCAACTTAAAACATAAATGTCGTACCCTTATGAGCCGCATGGGGAACACCACCCCACGCGGTGGTAATAAATATCATAGGAAATCTCAATCAACGGATTTTCGTTACGACCCTCTTAGCTACGCTCTCAATTTTGAAGACGATGATGCTCTTATGGATGCTTACCCGTATTTAAACTTCTCCGCCCGGCTACCTCGATCGCCGCCTCGGGGTCCTTTGTCGGTTGTACCTCCCTCTAGGTCCATTTCCGATGGGGCACTCGATAAGGCGGCCACGTCATCGTCTTCTCATGATGATGAAACATCTGCATCGCCCCCTCATCATGACTTCTCCTCCGTTGATGCTGATCACTGCATACAGTTAATTTTAtga